Proteins from a genomic interval of Symmachiella macrocystis:
- a CDS encoding cupin domain-containing protein produces MPTLINQPTVVEAAGNLPKEIQEFAGRVNTGQSDVSVARMVSPAGWVEPGQRPQFQEISVVIRGTLHVEHETGELDVQVGQAVVAQPGEWVRYSTPGEGGAEYIAVCLPAFSPDTVHRDSACDSPPPS; encoded by the coding sequence ATGCCGACGTTGATCAACCAACCGACCGTTGTTGAAGCAGCAGGGAATTTGCCCAAGGAAATTCAGGAATTCGCTGGGCGGGTGAACACGGGGCAATCGGATGTGAGCGTCGCCCGAATGGTTTCGCCGGCCGGTTGGGTGGAACCGGGACAGCGACCGCAGTTTCAAGAAATCTCCGTCGTGATTCGCGGTACGTTGCACGTCGAACACGAAACCGGGGAGTTAGATGTCCAGGTCGGCCAAGCCGTTGTGGCACAGCCGGGGGAATGGGTGCGGTATAGCACGCCGGGTGAGGGCGGAGCGGAGTACATCGCCGTTTGCCTACCGGCATTTTCTCCCGACACCGTACACCGCGACTCGGCTTGCGATTCACCGCCGCCGTCTTAG